One Mixta gaviniae genomic window carries:
- a CDS encoding PLP-dependent aminotransferase family protein, whose translation MAKYLQLVEQIQAQIDAEVWQPGEKLPSLRDQVRLSGMSLMTVMHAYQVLESQGVLVSRPQSGYYVAPRAEFLSQPVTHQKVQLAETVDINAFIFEVLQACRDPLIVPFGSAFPDPELFPQRQLMRALTNVSHSLTPRDAINHLPPGNEALRKTLARRYAQQGIAVSPDEIVITNGAMEALSLSLQALTEPGDWVVVENPTFYGALQAIERLKLKAVAIATDPQHGMDLDELAQALKRWPVKACWLMTNQQNPVGFTLSREKKRALVKLLAAHQVALVEDDVYSELWFGADKPLPAKAFDRQGSVLHCSSFSKSLVAGFRVGWVAAGRHAQRIQHLQLMSTLSTSAPMQLALANYLGTRSYDSHLRKLRQVLEQRKNLARQSLKRHLPYGARINDSRGGYFLWIELPRQVNATQLYYRALQHNISIAPGSMFSSGQQYENYFRFNTAWPWDDAQEAAAAILGGLIAAMM comes from the coding sequence ATGGCGAAGTACCTTCAGCTGGTGGAGCAAATCCAGGCGCAAATCGACGCCGAAGTGTGGCAGCCGGGCGAAAAGCTGCCCTCGCTGCGCGATCAGGTCAGGCTGAGCGGCATGAGTTTAATGACCGTGATGCACGCCTATCAGGTGCTGGAAAGCCAGGGCGTGCTGGTGTCACGGCCGCAGTCCGGCTACTACGTGGCGCCGCGCGCTGAATTCCTTAGCCAGCCGGTGACGCATCAAAAGGTGCAGCTGGCGGAAACCGTCGATATCAACGCGTTTATTTTCGAAGTGCTGCAGGCGTGCCGCGATCCGCTGATTGTGCCTTTCGGCTCCGCCTTTCCTGACCCGGAGCTGTTCCCCCAGCGCCAGCTGATGCGCGCTCTGACCAACGTCTCCCATAGCCTGACGCCGCGCGACGCCATTAACCATCTGCCGCCGGGCAACGAGGCGCTGCGCAAAACCCTGGCGCGCCGTTATGCGCAGCAGGGGATCGCCGTCTCGCCGGATGAGATAGTGATCACCAACGGCGCGATGGAGGCGCTCAGCCTCAGCCTGCAGGCGCTCACGGAGCCGGGCGACTGGGTGGTAGTGGAAAACCCAACCTTCTACGGCGCGCTGCAGGCAATTGAGCGTCTGAAGCTGAAGGCGGTAGCCATCGCCACCGATCCGCAGCACGGCATGGATCTGGATGAGCTGGCGCAGGCGCTGAAGCGCTGGCCGGTAAAGGCGTGCTGGCTGATGACCAACCAGCAAAACCCGGTGGGCTTTACTCTCAGCCGGGAAAAGAAGCGGGCGCTGGTGAAACTGCTGGCGGCGCATCAGGTGGCGCTGGTTGAGGATGACGTTTACAGCGAACTCTGGTTCGGCGCGGATAAGCCGCTGCCGGCAAAAGCCTTCGATCGCCAGGGCAGCGTGCTGCACTGCTCTTCATTTTCCAAAAGCCTGGTGGCCGGGTTTCGCGTCGGCTGGGTGGCGGCGGGGCGGCACGCGCAGCGCATTCAGCATCTGCAGCTGATGAGTACGCTCTCCACCAGCGCGCCGATGCAGCTGGCGCTGGCGAACTATCTCGGCACGCGCAGCTATGACAGCCACCTGCGCAAGCTGCGCCAGGTGCTGGAGCAGCGGAAAAATCTGGCGCGCCAGTCGCTGAAGCGCCATCTGCCCTACGGTGCCCGCATTAACGATTCGCGCGGCGGCTACTTTTTATGGATCGAGCTACCGCGCCAGGTCAACGCCACCCAGCTTTACTACCGCGCGCTGCAGCACAATATCAGCATCGCACCGGGCAGTATGTTTTCCTCGGGCCAGCAGTATGAGAACTATTTCCGCTTTAACACGGCCTGGCCGTGGGACGACGCGCAGGAGGCCGCGGCGGCGATCCTCGGCGGCCTGATAGCGGCAATGATGTAG
- a CDS encoding putative bifunctional diguanylate cyclase/phosphodiesterase: MLATSYDTLMVVVSIIVAFLASYTALDMAGRVVTSSGLTARVWLLGGGFSMGIGIWAMHFIGMLAMNMPMMMSYSGPLTLLSMIIAIAASVFALWIVCYGELRALRLGLGALVMGSGVVAMHYLGMAALMFEPGIVWNWGWIALSVVIALLASGAALWLAFRLRQGPGRLTLLRAGAAVVMGFAIAGMHYTGMAAAGFPASSHAMHQGVNSNWLAILVAVVTVSILGITLLVSMLDARLQARTSMLASSLAEANRELAQLALHDNLTRLPNRILLEDRLDQAINKATRENSRFALMFMDLDGFKAVNDAFGHHIGDSLLVAVTERMTGSMTGHYTLARLGGDEFVLLTEIDDPNDAATIADALVKLVEKPFIISRYELIVSLSIGIAVYPGDGADERELIFNADAAMYHTKNNGRNGYNFFQPSMNTIAQRQLQLVNDLWLALDRNELRLFYQPKYTAPSGPIVGFEALLRWQHPQHGLLSPDMFLPLAEKSGLIIHVGNWVINEACRQLRCWHLEGHQNWSVAVNLSALQFEQSSLVDTVVTALEQHHIPPHLLTLEVTETTAMRDPDESVRILTALTDLGVRASIDDFGTGYSSLLYLKRLPASELKIDRAFVNELHENSGDATIVSAIVALAQSLNLKVVAEGVETTEQQTFLTNLGCNSLQGYLLGKPLPPDRVHELKEFIRKEDTHPVS, translated from the coding sequence ATGTTGGCAACCTCTTACGATACGCTCATGGTGGTCGTCTCCATCATCGTCGCTTTTCTCGCCTCCTATACCGCGCTGGATATGGCCGGCCGCGTAGTGACCAGTTCAGGACTGACCGCGCGCGTCTGGCTGCTGGGCGGCGGCTTCTCCATGGGTATCGGCATCTGGGCGATGCACTTTATCGGCATGCTGGCGATGAATATGCCGATGATGATGAGCTACAGCGGGCCGCTAACGCTGCTCTCGATGATCATCGCTATCGCCGCCTCGGTGTTTGCGCTGTGGATCGTCTGCTACGGCGAGCTGCGCGCCCTGCGGCTCGGCCTCGGCGCGCTGGTGATGGGCAGCGGCGTGGTGGCGATGCACTATCTCGGCATGGCGGCGCTGATGTTCGAACCCGGTATTGTCTGGAACTGGGGCTGGATCGCGCTCTCAGTGGTGATCGCGCTGCTCGCCTCGGGCGCCGCGCTCTGGCTGGCCTTCCGGCTGCGCCAGGGGCCGGGCCGCCTGACGCTGCTGCGCGCCGGTGCGGCGGTGGTGATGGGATTCGCCATTGCCGGCATGCATTACACCGGCATGGCTGCCGCCGGCTTCCCGGCCTCCAGCCACGCCATGCATCAGGGCGTTAACAGCAACTGGCTGGCGATTCTGGTGGCGGTGGTGACGGTTTCCATTCTCGGCATCACCCTGTTGGTATCGATGCTTGACGCGCGTCTGCAGGCGCGTACCTCCATGCTCGCGTCGTCGCTGGCGGAGGCCAACCGCGAGCTGGCGCAGCTGGCGCTGCACGATAACCTGACGCGCTTGCCTAACCGCATTCTGCTGGAAGATCGCCTCGATCAGGCGATCAACAAAGCCACGCGCGAAAACTCCCGCTTCGCCCTGATGTTTATGGATCTCGACGGCTTCAAAGCGGTCAACGACGCCTTTGGCCACCATATCGGCGATAGCCTGCTGGTGGCAGTGACCGAACGTATGACAGGCAGTATGACCGGCCACTACACCCTGGCGCGGCTGGGCGGCGATGAGTTCGTGCTGCTAACGGAAATCGACGATCCTAACGATGCCGCTACCATTGCGGATGCGCTGGTGAAGCTGGTGGAGAAGCCGTTTATTATCTCGCGCTACGAACTGATCGTGTCGCTCAGCATCGGCATCGCCGTTTATCCGGGTGACGGGGCCGACGAACGCGAGCTGATCTTTAACGCCGACGCCGCCATGTACCACACCAAAAACAACGGGCGCAACGGCTACAATTTCTTCCAGCCGTCGATGAACACCATCGCACAGCGGCAACTGCAACTGGTTAACGATCTCTGGCTGGCGCTGGATCGCAATGAGCTGCGGCTGTTCTACCAGCCGAAATATACCGCGCCGAGCGGCCCGATCGTCGGTTTTGAGGCGCTGCTGCGCTGGCAGCATCCGCAGCACGGCCTGCTGTCGCCCGATATGTTTCTGCCGCTGGCGGAAAAAAGTGGCCTGATCATCCACGTCGGTAACTGGGTGATCAACGAAGCGTGCCGTCAGCTGCGCTGCTGGCATCTGGAAGGGCATCAAAACTGGTCGGTGGCGGTGAACCTCTCAGCGCTGCAGTTTGAGCAGAGCAGCCTGGTGGATACGGTGGTCACGGCGCTGGAGCAGCACCATATTCCGCCGCATTTGCTGACGCTGGAAGTGACGGAAACCACCGCCATGCGCGATCCGGACGAAAGCGTACGCATTCTGACGGCGCTAACCGATCTCGGGGTACGCGCCTCGATTGATGATTTCGGCACTGGCTACTCCAGCCTGCTCTACCTGAAGCGTCTGCCCGCCAGCGAGCTGAAGATCGACCGCGCCTTCGTCAACGAGCTGCATGAGAACAGTGGCGACGCCACTATCGTCTCGGCGATCGTGGCGCTGGCGCAGTCGCTTAACCTGAAGGTGGTGGCGGAAGGGGTGGAGACCACCGAGCAGCAAACCTTCCTGACCAACCTGGGCTGCAACAGTCTGCAGGGATACCTGTTAGGCAAGCCGCTGCCGCCCGATCGCGTGCATGAGCTGAAAGAGTTTATCCGCAAAGAAGATACCCATCCGGTCTCCTGA
- a CDS encoding Csu type fimbrial protein → MKLRFLLVLGGCALPLVATPVFAATTTGTINATLTLTTGCLVNGQPGTAGVNFGTLNFGSSAATFDTLNATLVGAAGTGIYVRCTTGQTYNVQVTSSNAAPATVYGEVTGQPRYLLLGSDNTRGISYTLYSDAGFSNAIANNTSLPANGTADATLGDNYQIFGRITGGGFNATIPAGTYTDTISVAVNY, encoded by the coding sequence ATGAAACTCAGGTTTTTGCTGGTTCTGGGCGGCTGCGCGCTCCCGCTTGTCGCTACGCCCGTTTTCGCCGCCACTACTACCGGTACCATTAACGCGACGCTGACGCTGACCACCGGCTGTCTGGTCAATGGCCAGCCCGGCACCGCCGGCGTTAACTTCGGTACCCTGAACTTCGGCAGCAGCGCCGCCACCTTCGATACGCTGAATGCCACCCTGGTCGGCGCCGCCGGCACCGGTATTTACGTGCGCTGCACCACCGGCCAGACCTATAACGTGCAGGTCACCAGCAGCAATGCCGCGCCCGCTACTGTATATGGCGAAGTGACCGGACAGCCGCGCTATCTGCTGCTCGGCTCCGATAATACGCGCGGCATCTCTTATACCCTTTACAGCGACGCCGGCTTCTCCAACGCCATCGCCAACAACACCAGCCTGCCCGCTAACGGCACAGCCGATGCCACACTGGGCGATAACTACCAGATCTTCGGCCGCATCACCGGCGGCGGCTTCAACGCCACTATTCCGGCCGGCACCTATACCGACACCATCAGCGTGGCCGTGAACTACTGA
- a CDS encoding Csu type fimbrial protein: MLALIACSDAQALPTQTFQVSAAIVAGCVISGSNTSAFGALNFGTRSGVETASVSASFVQSSTLNIACTPGTTLNMSINGGSNYTTTRNLKLANVSSTVAYRLFTNATHSAASEIPVNQNVALSYSNANNITLPIYGLLQLRGARRAGSYSDTLTVTLSW, translated from the coding sequence CTGCTGGCCCTGATCGCCTGCAGTGACGCCCAGGCGTTACCGACGCAGACGTTTCAGGTCAGCGCGGCGATCGTGGCGGGCTGCGTGATTTCAGGCAGCAATACCAGCGCCTTCGGCGCGCTGAACTTCGGCACCCGTTCAGGGGTAGAGACCGCCAGCGTCAGCGCCAGCTTCGTGCAGAGCAGCACCCTCAACATCGCCTGCACGCCGGGCACCACGCTGAACATGAGCATCAACGGCGGCAGCAACTACACCACCACGCGCAACCTCAAGCTGGCGAATGTCAGCAGCACGGTAGCCTACCGGCTGTTTACCAACGCTACCCACAGCGCCGCCAGCGAGATTCCGGTTAACCAGAACGTGGCGCTGAGCTACAGCAATGCCAATAACATTACGTTGCCGATTTACGGCCTTTTACAGCTCAGAGGCGCCCGACGCGCCGGCAGTTACAGCGATACGCTGACGGTGACGCTGAGCTGGTAA
- a CDS encoding fimbrial biogenesis chaperone, whose amino-acid sequence MTLLRPLMAALLALFAAVSHAANSVMIWPIDPKIVSEDKASELWLENRGNATTLMQVRIFAWQQVSGREQYQTQQQVVASPPVVRIEPGQKQLVRLIKQTAPPAGQEAAYRVVLDEIPTPQQPGENQAGLRFQMRYSVPLFVYGSGLSPDTIQPALSWRAVSEGGQRWLEIVNRGAGHARLSNATLNGRALGSGLFGYVLANSSHRWPLNVAVSADARLAAEVNNRAWQSASSAR is encoded by the coding sequence ATGACTCTTCTTCGCCCGCTGATGGCGGCCCTGTTAGCGCTGTTCGCCGCCGTCTCGCATGCCGCCAACTCCGTGATGATCTGGCCTATCGATCCGAAGATCGTCAGCGAAGATAAAGCGAGCGAGCTTTGGCTGGAGAACCGCGGCAACGCCACCACGCTGATGCAGGTGCGCATTTTCGCCTGGCAGCAGGTCAGCGGCCGCGAACAGTACCAAACGCAGCAGCAGGTGGTCGCCAGCCCGCCGGTGGTACGCATCGAGCCGGGACAAAAGCAGCTGGTGCGCCTGATCAAGCAGACCGCGCCGCCGGCCGGCCAGGAGGCGGCCTATCGCGTAGTGCTGGATGAGATCCCGACGCCGCAGCAGCCGGGCGAAAATCAGGCGGGGCTGCGTTTTCAGATGCGCTATTCGGTGCCGCTGTTCGTTTACGGTAGCGGGCTGTCGCCGGATACGATTCAACCCGCCCTGAGCTGGCGCGCAGTCAGCGAAGGCGGCCAGCGCTGGCTGGAGATCGTCAACCGCGGCGCGGGCCACGCGCGGCTCAGCAACGCCACGCTTAACGGGCGCGCGTTGGGCAGCGGGCTGTTCGGCTACGTGCTGGCTAACAGCAGCCACCGCTGGCCGCTCAATGTCGCCGTCTCTGCCGACGCCCGTCTGGCGGCGGAAGTGAATAACCGCGCCTGGCAAAGCGCCAGCAGCGCGCGCTGA